TGTAGCGGCCTGCTTTCTTGGCTTCTTCGGCTAGCATTTCTTCCAACTCAGACTGACCCATGCCTATGAGCACAATGTCTTTTGTAGCCCCAAACGGATTGAGCATGTCCATGTTCAAATTGGCCACGGTTTTCTCTTTGGCAAACACCGGGTTGTCTGCATAGTGCGCAGAACCCAACAACCCTTGCTCCTCGGCGGTTACTGATAAAAATACCACCGTTCTGCCTGGCTTTTGCCCGCTAGCTTTAAATGCTTTGGCCACAGCTAACAGACCGGCGGTACCGCTGGCGTTGTCGGCGGCGCCATTGTAGATGCTGTCGTTCTGGTCGTTTTTCTTGCCAATGCCCAAATGGTCCCAGTGCGCCGAGTAAACGATGGCCTCCTCTGGACGTTTCTCGCCCGTAATCTTGGCGATGAAGTTGTACGATTTGTCATACTTGGTCTTGGCTTGTAGAGAGGTGCTCACGGTCAAACCCAAAGTCCCGCCCTTGAAACTCGGCTTGGCCGCGCGGGTCAGTTCGGCTTGGTAGTTTTTGCCGGCGGCGGCAAATAGCTTTTCAGCGACTGGCGTGGTAATCCAGCCTTCCATGGCGTTGCGGTGCACGTCTTTGCCTTTGGGAGCGAGGTAGAATTTGGAGGTGTTCCAGTTGTTCTGCACGATCTTGAAACCGTAGCCGGCAGGTTCATCAGCGTGAACAATCAAACAGCCTTTGGCTCCCTGGCGGGCGGCTTCTTCTAATTTATAAGTCCAGCGGCCGTAGTAGGTCATGGTCTTGCCTTTGAAGAAGGTGGTGTCCTCAGAGTAGAAGCCCGGGTCACTCACGATTACCACGGCAATCTTGTCTTTCACATCCAGCCCAGCGTAGTCGTTCCACTTGTATTCTGGCGCCACAATCCCGAAGCCCGCAAACACCAACTCGGCGTCCTTGATGGTTACGTTCTCATCTGTGCGCCTAGCCCAGATCGCGTAGTCTTCCAGCCCTTTCAAGGTCATTGTCTGTTTGCCCTTCACGGTCATGGTAGGCGCGGCGGTAGACGTGATTTCCACCATGGGTACTTCCTGCAGGAAGCTGTTGCCGTTGCCCGGTTCCAGGCCCAGCGCTTTGGCTTCTTTCTCCAGATAGGCCAGGGTTTTCTTCTCTCCAGAGGTGAACGGCTTGCGGCCTTCCATCTCATCAGCGGCAATGGCGGTCACGTAGGTTTTGTAACTGTCCAGGGTGACTTCTGCGCCTGTTGCTTCAGCAGTAGCGGTAGTAGTGGTGGAATTTTTAGAGCCTCCAGATTGGCAGCCGGCCAAAAGACCGATGCTCAAGGGAATGGCCCAGAAATGCGTGCGTTTGAACATAGTTTATTGGTTTGGTGAGGTTGGTTATGATGGGAAAATAAACATTAATCATCAGCCTAAAAACCTGCAATAGAAATGCGCTGCCGTTTTTGGTCCTTTTTCCAGGAAACAAGCCTAAAACGAAACCAATGCACGGAATAAATGGCAAATAAAAAGGGCTTCCACCTTTAGGTGCAAGCCCTTTTGTATTAGAAAATTACCTTATTAGTGAAGGGTATTCTGTACGTCTTGGTTGTTCAGGTACTCTCTATTGCCCAGGTTGCTTAGATTGTCCAAATCGCCACGGGTTTTAGCTGCGTTTACACCGTTCTTTTTGGAGTTGTTGTTCACCAGGGCAAGGACGGCGGCACCAGCAGCCAGGGCCAACACTCCGGTTTTCACGGGGTTGGTTTTGGCGCGGGTGTACAGGCTGGTTTTCATGACATAGCCTTTGTGGTTGCCGCGTACATCGCCGTCTTTAGAAGGCTGGTGCAGAGAACCTCTTTTGTTGGTTGGTGCCTCATCTACTAACTGGGCATCAGACATCATTTTGGAGCTGATCCAATCCATCAGACCCGGGAAGCGTTTGTTCAGGGCGCTCATCATTTTGGCTCCGCCGCCTACCATGATATCCCGGAACGGATGCTCGGCGGCTTCTAAAATGGCGTTGGCTACTTCTTCTGGCGTATAAACCGGCGGCGGAAGGGTCAACGCTTTGTCTGTATAGTTCTTGGCGTGGTCTGGGTAGGGCGTGTCAATGCCGGCGGGTTTGATGAGCGTCACCGAGATAGGGGCTTTGTCTTCCATCAATTCAATGCGAAGGGCGTCTGTGAAGCCTTTCACGGCGTGCTTGCTGGAGGCGTACATGCCCTGCAGCGGAATAGACACGTCAGACACCTCACTGCCCACGTTGATGATGGCGCCTCCTCTGCTTCTCAAATGGCGGGCGGCGGCCAGCGAGCCATAGACTACGCCCCAAAAGTTAGTGTCAAACAGACGACGGTTGTCTTCATCGGTGACCTCGTCCAGGCGACCGTAAATGGAAACCCCGGCATCGTTCACCCAGGTGTCAAACCCTCCGAACTCCCGC
The nucleotide sequence above comes from Nibribacter ruber. Encoded proteins:
- a CDS encoding SDR family oxidoreductase: MGIALKPLKNQVIVITGASSGIGLATAKAAAKKGAKVVLAARNREALEQIEQEIRNAGGEARHCVADVGRQEEVQWIVDVAMREFGGFDTWVNDAGVSIYGRLDEVTDEDNRRLFDTNFWGVVYGSLAAARHLRSRGGAIINVGSEVSDVSIPLQGMYASSKHAVKGFTDALRIELMEDKAPISVTLIKPAGIDTPYPDHAKNYTDKALTLPPPVYTPEEVANAILEAAEHPFRDIMVGGGAKMMSALNKRFPGLMDWISSKMMSDAQLVDEAPTNKRGSLHQPSKDGDVRGNHKGYVMKTSLYTRAKTNPVKTGVLALAAGAAVLALVNNNSKKNGVNAAKTRGDLDNLSNLGNREYLNNQDVQNTLH
- a CDS encoding M28 family metallopeptidase codes for the protein MFKRTHFWAIPLSIGLLAGCQSGGSKNSTTTTATAEATGAEVTLDSYKTYVTAIAADEMEGRKPFTSGEKKTLAYLEKEAKALGLEPGNGNSFLQEVPMVEITSTAAPTMTVKGKQTMTLKGLEDYAIWARRTDENVTIKDAELVFAGFGIVAPEYKWNDYAGLDVKDKIAVVIVSDPGFYSEDTTFFKGKTMTYYGRWTYKLEEAARQGAKGCLIVHADEPAGYGFKIVQNNWNTSKFYLAPKGKDVHRNAMEGWITTPVAEKLFAAAGKNYQAELTRAAKPSFKGGTLGLTVSTSLQAKTKYDKSYNFIAKITGEKRPEEAIVYSAHWDHLGIGKKNDQNDSIYNGAADNASGTAGLLAVAKAFKASGQKPGRTVVFLSVTAEEQGLLGSAHYADNPVFAKEKTVANLNMDMLNPFGATKDIVLIGMGQSELEEMLAEEAKKAGRYIARDPKPEAGLYYRSDHFNFARTGVPALFTGMGTDHIALGKEKGKKLLEDFTANIYHKPNDQVNEAFKMDGAVADLQLLYQLGRRLAFSNEWPQWKAGSEFKAVRDKYMPKK